The Mercurialis annua linkage group LG2, ddMerAnnu1.2, whole genome shotgun sequence genome contains a region encoding:
- the LOC126666877 gene encoding zinc finger BED domain-containing protein RICESLEEPER 2-like gives MVASMEDVLPLEGLSVRILRKLIGIEPTDDGGDSGELSIAALQAECLNIYGEERVRAKNALRDLDGQITLSIDVLRCPAAGVYLCLTAHFIAVDWNLRNWVICFKPVFKTFDDDYLYGTVMKCITDWDIGNKVSGIIVDSSWFDDECVGEVKDLVQKKRELPLGPEMFRLHCCADLFKLMVQDAFKGISEIMHRVDEYMNFGRPAYMWNTVYTNLKEALEYEAKGEWNKNEYEIFEKLNSDEWKKVEEICKLLHSLHNAAKAIFEAKQPTAHICLRDLQEVHASLVKASIVSDDFISPIARKMLERLDKYLKNMFLILAIATVMDPQCKMKYLEFSFAGHGANDGIFDSTNVPTTIQSLYDDYSTNLLQTSKRKADSISRDPDSGCDDNSDLLQKYEQSAKDDNRPLKSELDLYLEEGVLPWSQNFDILGWWRGERPKYPVLSRLARYLLCTPVSVVTSQDAYFTVEREIGGRLASLESDVMNAVMCSRSWCPPDIKFKICSLIGDAALFNF, from the coding sequence ATGGTAGCCAGTATGGAAGATGTTTTACCTCTGGAGGGTCTTTCTGTTCGAATTTTACGCAAACTTATTGGAATTGAGCCTACGGATGATGGCGGTGATTCGGGTGAACTAAGTATTGCTGCTCTTCAAGCCGAGTGTTTAAACATTTACGGTGAGGAGAGAGTAAGAGCTAAAAACGCGTTGAGAGATTTGGATGGTCAAATTACCCTTTCAATTGATGTGTTGAGATGTCCAGCAGCTGGTGTGTATTTGTGTTTGACTGCCCACTTCATTGCTGTTGACTGGAATTTGAGAAACTGGGTCATCTGTTTTAAGCCTGTCTTCAAGACATTTGATGATGATTATTTGTATGGAACTGTTATGAAGTGTATTACTGACTGGGACATTGGCAATAAAGTATCGGGTATTATTGTGGACAGCTCTTGGTTTGACGATGAATGTGTTGGCGAAGTCAAAGATTTGGTGCAGAAAAAGAGAGAGCTCCCACTTGGCCCTGAAATGTTTCGATTGCATTGTTGTGCTGATCTTTTTAAGTTAATGGTGCAGGATGCGTTCAAGGGGATATCTGAAATAATGCATAGGGTTGATGAATATATGAATTTCGGAAGACCAGCATATATGTGGAACACTGTGTATACTAATCTGAAGGAGGCTTTAGAGTATGAGGCTAAGGGAGAATGGAATAAAAACGAGTAtgagatttttgaaaaacttAATTCTGATGAGTGGAAAAAGGTTGAAGAAATTTGTAAGCTATTGCATAGCTTGCATAATGCGGCAAAAGCCATCTTTGAAGCAAAACAACCTACTGCACATATCTGTCTCCGTGATCTTCAAGAGGTTCATGCTAGCTTAGTTAAGGCATCAATTGTTTCAGACGATTTCATTAGCCCTATAGCTAGGAAAATGCTCGAGAGGCTCGACAAGTATTTGAAGAACATGTTCTTGATTTTAGCAATTGCTACAGTTATGGATCCTCAATGCAAAATGAAGTACTTAGAATTCTCTTTCGCAGGACATGGCGCAAATGATGGAATCTTTGATTCGACAAATGTCCCAACCACAATTCAAAGTCTTTATGATGATTATTCGACTAATTTGCTTCAAACAAGCAAACGTAAGGCTGATTCCATTTCTCGCGACCCTGATAGTGGTTGTGATGACAATTCTGATTTGCTACAGAAATACGAGCAGTCTGCTAAAGATGATAATAGGCCTCTCAAATCAGAGCTAGATTTATACTTAGAAGAGGGTGTGTTACCTTGGAGCCAGAATTTTGATATATTGGGTTGGTGGAGAGGTGAACGCCCGAAATATCCTGTTCTGTCGAGGTTGGCACGCTACTTATTGTGCACACCTGTTTCCGTGGTGACTTCACAAGACGCATATTTCACAGTCGAGAGAGAAATCGGTGGACGTTTGGCTTCTTTAGAATCTGATGTGATGAATGCAGTGATGTGCTCTCGGAGCTGGTGTCCTCCTGATATCAAGTTCAAGATTTGTTCTCTCATAGGAGATGCAGCACTTTTTAACTTCtga